From the genome of Bos indicus x Bos taurus breed Angus x Brahman F1 hybrid chromosome 14, Bos_hybrid_MaternalHap_v2.0, whole genome shotgun sequence, one region includes:
- the KIFC2 gene encoding kinesin-like protein KIFC2 isoform X13: protein MDSKSQGQAGPVPGDAACLRGAAPSSCWIPIARRKPFPFTKGRGPGTAASSAGGGPEGLAAAGTAHPWTAGRAEAAAGTSGGGAGSAAPGSGSNRLREKGSASDSGEQSAETELEPYSGPPAALGPCPPHQGPPGGGRSPAGAPEAASRSPRHHRSPPSPGLHARMASLRQGCGDLRGLVSTFTQSCQGSLSEAQGQVSWALGALSADGAGSQLAEARQGPLPGCSGRLLELKGTAGNIRVLCRLRPGTPSSLVSLEPGPGGTVTTCYRGHQRRFRLDWVFPPHASQEENPQRSPALFHQGPPCPRASPAPGSEAGPSRPGGNPGGWPHPLGRAQPGVSAPDAEPGEEQPGHRCHRHEPAQLSLARPGHADTAHSVPIARSRHRRHATPRRPGGVRARLEGGDGRNVAGRPGRCPASTGGSDHQPLAAGTGRRDGRAAGPPAPRALPRLAAHAPAAAGAGSRRHGGAAPAGGRDGRRGGWSFACQVPPTRARPPAQLPADLHAARGSRRDSVLAQVRRACGPSGAGAGQAPQGPPLRDALLPEHRHTTLRDPLHPDAVARQPSKPRPRQRLQLGPGTTGGPAFLVLPKEPGSHLCGQRQQNPYSLMTSLTSGGRCPPDCQNPPSSPTLKECSAWGNYHTTPPPRPPYHHLLLS from the exons ATGGATTCGAAGTCCCAGGGGCAGGCAGGCCCTGTCCCAGGGGACGCAGCCTGTCTCAGGGGTGCAGCACCCTCCTCCTGCTG gatCCCCATTGCAAGAAGAAAGCCCTTCCCTTTCACCAAGGGGCGAGGCCCAGGGACAGCAGCCTCCTCAGCTGGAGGAGGACCAGAGGGCTTGGCAGCGGCTGGAACAGCTCATCCTTGGACAG cTGGAAGAGCTGAAGCAGCAGCTGGAACatcaggaggaggagctgggtcaGCTGCGCCTGGGAGTG GGAGCAACAGACTCAGAGAAAAGGGTTCAGCATCTGACTCTGGAGAACAAAGCGCTGAAACAGAGCTTGAGCCTTACTCGGGACCTCCTGCTGCACTGGGGCCCTGCCCCCCACACCAGGGCCCCCCAG GAGGAGGCAGAAGCCCTGCTGGAGCTCCGGAGGCGGCTTCAAGAAGCCCAAGACACCACAGAAGCCCTCCGAGTCCAG GACTTCATGCTCGCATGGCCAGCTTGCGTCAGGGCTGTGGGGACCTCCGGGGACTCGTCAGCACCTTTACCCAGAGCTGCCAGGGTTCTCTGAGTGAAGCCCAGGGACAG GTTTCCTGGGCTCTAGGGGCACTGTCAGCTGACGGGGCTGGGAGTCAACTCGCAGAGGCGCGGCAGGGGCCTCTGCCTGGATGCTCAGGGCGGCTGCTGGAGCTCAAGGGTACAGCAG GAAACATCCGTGTGCTGTGTCGGCTGAGGCCAGGGACACCCTCCAGCCTGGTGAGCTTAGAGCCCGGCCCGGGTGGCACTGTTACCACCTGCTATCGAGGGCACCAGCGTCGCTTCCGCCTAGACTGGGTCTTCCCTCCGCACGCCAGCCAAGAGGAG AACCCCCAACGGAGCCCTGCCCTTTTTCACCAGGGACCTCCTTGCCCCAGGGCCTCCCCAGCGCCTGGCAGTGAGGCAGGGCCCAGCAGGCCAGGGGGGAATCCAGGTGGCTGGCCTCACCCACTGGGACGTGCCCAACCTGGAGTCTCTGCACCAG ATGCTGAGCCTGGGGAGGAGCAACCGGGCCACCGCTGCCACCGCCATGAACCAGCGCAGCTCTCGCTCGCACGCCCTGGTCACGCTGACACTGCGCACAGCGTCCCCATCGCGCGGTCCCGGCACCGCAG GCACGCTACACCTCGTCGACCTGGCGGGGTCCGAGCGCGCCTGGAAGGCGGGGACGGCCGGAACGTCGCAGGAAGACCGGGACGGTGCCCAGCGTCTACGGGAGGCTCGGACCATCAACCGCTCGCTGCTGGCACTGGGAGGCGTGATGGCCGCGCTGCGGGCCCGCCGGCCCCACGTGCCCTTCCGCGACTCGCAGCTCACGCGCCTGCTGCAGCCGGCGCTGGGTCCAGGCGCCACGGTGGTGCTGCTCCTGCAGGTGGGCGGGACGGCCGGCGGGGAGGGTGGTCATTTGCATGCCAGGTACCGCCCACCAGGGCACGCCCACCAGCGCAGCTACCCGCAGATCTCCACGCGGCCCGAGGATCTCGGCGAGACAGTGTGCTCGCTCAAGTTCGCCGAGCGTGTGGGCCGAGTGGAGCTGGGGCCGGCCAGGCCCCGCAGGGCCCCCCGCTCCGGGACGCCCTCCTCCCTGAGCACCGACACACCACTCTCCGGGACCCCCTGCACCCCGACGCCGTCGCCCGGCAGCCCTCCAAGCCCCGGCCTAGACAGCGGCTCCAGCTCGGCCCTGGCACCACCGGAGGACCTGCCTTCCTAGTCCTGCCCAAGGAGCCTGGGTCACATCTCTGCGGGCAGAGGCAGCAAAATCCCTATTCCCTCATGACTTCCTTGACCTCTGGGGGCCGCTGCCCCCCAGACTGCCAGAAcccaccctcctctcccacccTGAAGGAGTGCTCCGCCTGGGGTAATTATCACactaccccccccccccgccccccttaTCACCATCTGCTGTTATCGTAG
- the KIFC2 gene encoding kinesin-like protein KIFC2 isoform X10, whose translation MYAFYSLLIYIFYSLFRRDGGAAAAADAENPAQSARCKPGSRRRAYQPSAELWTELTGLVGSSEAEDGSGGGAERCPAEVSLEEALVRLAEFLSVQLGAEESFGTPSDLSKPGDVPPLLTVTGQLLALLAWIRSPRGRQALSQGTQPVSGVQHPPPAGSPLQEESPSLSPRGEAQGQQPPQLEEDQRAWQRLEQLILGQLEELKQQLEHQEEELGQLRLGVGATDSEKRVQHLTLENKALKQSLSLTRDLLLHWGPAPHTRAPQEEAEALLELRRRLQEAQDTTEALRVQLGVQEVQLQGLQGALRQLQQETEQNCRRELQQMRGQLAGLHARMASLRQGCGDLRGLVSTFTQSCQGSLSEAQGQVSWALGALSADGAGSQLAEARQGPLPGCSGRLLELKGTAGNIRVLCRLRPGTPSSLVSLEPGPGGTVTTCYRGHQRRFRLDWVFPPHASQEEVFRELESAVLSCLGGYSVCIFTYGQTGTGKTYSMEGPPEDPGIAPRALQSLFQEMGTGGQHRVTLSMVEIYNEAVRDLLAPGPPQRLAVRQGPAGQGGIQVAGLTHWDVPNLESLHQMLSLGRSNRATAATAMNQRSSRSHALVTLTLRTASPSRGPGTAGTLHLVDLAGSERAWKAGTAGTSQEDRDGAQRLREARTINRSLLALGGVMAALRARRPHVPFRDSQLTRLLQPALGPGATVVLLLQISTRPEDLGETVCSLKFAERVGRVELGPARPRRAPRSGTPSSLSTDTPLSGTPCTPTPSPGSPPSPGLDSGSSSALAPPEDLPS comes from the exons ATGTACGCCTTCTACTCGCTGCTCATCTACATCTTCTACAGTCTCTTCCGCAGGGATGGCGGGGCCGCGGCGGCCGCCGACGCTGAAAACCCCGCCCAG AGCGCCCGCTGTAAGCCCGGGAGTCGCCGCCGCGCCTACCAGCCATCCGCTGAGCTGTGGACCGAGCTGACCGGCCTGGTCG GCTCTTCGGAGGCCGAGGATGGGTCGGGAGGGGGAGCCGAGCGCTGTCCGGCAGAGGTCTCTCTGGAAGAGGCTCTCGTGCGTCTTGCCGAGTTCCTCTCAGTCCAGCTGGGGGCGGAAGAGAGCTTTGGGACTCCTTCAGACCTGAGCAAG CCCGGTGATGTTCCCCCACTGTTGACAGTGACTGGTCAACTCTTGGCTCTCCTGGCATGGATTCGAAGTCCCAGGGGCAGGCAGGCCCTGTCCCAGGGGACGCAGCCTGTCTCAGGGGTGCAGCACCCTCCTCCTGCTG gatCCCCATTGCAAGAAGAAAGCCCTTCCCTTTCACCAAGGGGCGAGGCCCAGGGACAGCAGCCTCCTCAGCTGGAGGAGGACCAGAGGGCTTGGCAGCGGCTGGAACAGCTCATCCTTGGACAG cTGGAAGAGCTGAAGCAGCAGCTGGAACatcaggaggaggagctgggtcaGCTGCGCCTGGGAGTG GGAGCAACAGACTCAGAGAAAAGGGTTCAGCATCTGACTCTGGAGAACAAAGCGCTGAAACAGAGCTTGAGCCTTACTCGGGACCTCCTGCTGCACTGGGGCCCTGCCCCCCACACCAGGGCCCCCCAG GAGGAGGCAGAAGCCCTGCTGGAGCTCCGGAGGCGGCTTCAAGAAGCCCAAGACACCACAGAAGCCCTCCGAGTCCAG CTAGGGGTGCAGGAGGTGCAGCTGCAGGGCCTTCAGGGGGCCCTCCGGCAGCTCCAGCAGGAGACTGAGCAGAACTGCAGGAGGGAGCTGCAGCAGATGCGAGGGCAGCTGGCAG GACTTCATGCTCGCATGGCCAGCTTGCGTCAGGGCTGTGGGGACCTCCGGGGACTCGTCAGCACCTTTACCCAGAGCTGCCAGGGTTCTCTGAGTGAAGCCCAGGGACAG GTTTCCTGGGCTCTAGGGGCACTGTCAGCTGACGGGGCTGGGAGTCAACTCGCAGAGGCGCGGCAGGGGCCTCTGCCTGGATGCTCAGGGCGGCTGCTGGAGCTCAAGGGTACAGCAG GAAACATCCGTGTGCTGTGTCGGCTGAGGCCAGGGACACCCTCCAGCCTGGTGAGCTTAGAGCCCGGCCCGGGTGGCACTGTTACCACCTGCTATCGAGGGCACCAGCGTCGCTTCCGCCTAGACTGGGTCTTCCCTCCGCACGCCAGCCAAGAGGAG GTCTTCAGGGAGCTGGAGTCTGCTGTGCTGTCCTGCCTCGGGGGCTACAGTGTCTGCATTTTCACCTACGGTCAGACAGGGACGGGGAAGACCTACAGCATGGAG GGGCCGCCTGAGGACCCCGGCATCGCTCCTAGGGCACTGCAGTCACTGTTCCAGGAGATGGGCACAGGCGGGCAGCACCGTGTAACCCTCAGCATGGTGGAGATCTACAACGAGGCTGTCAG GGACCTCCTTGCCCCAGGGCCTCCCCAGCGCCTGGCAGTGAGGCAGGGCCCAGCAGGCCAGGGGGGAATCCAGGTGGCTGGCCTCACCCACTGGGACGTGCCCAACCTGGAGTCTCTGCACCAG ATGCTGAGCCTGGGGAGGAGCAACCGGGCCACCGCTGCCACCGCCATGAACCAGCGCAGCTCTCGCTCGCACGCCCTGGTCACGCTGACACTGCGCACAGCGTCCCCATCGCGCGGTCCCGGCACCGCAG GCACGCTACACCTCGTCGACCTGGCGGGGTCCGAGCGCGCCTGGAAGGCGGGGACGGCCGGAACGTCGCAGGAAGACCGGGACGGTGCCCAGCGTCTACGGGAGGCTCGGACCATCAACCGCTCGCTGCTGGCACTGGGAGGCGTGATGGCCGCGCTGCGGGCCCGCCGGCCCCACGTGCCCTTCCGCGACTCGCAGCTCACGCGCCTGCTGCAGCCGGCGCTGGGTCCAGGCGCCACGGTGGTGCTGCTCCTGCAG ATCTCCACGCGGCCCGAGGATCTCGGCGAGACAGTGTGCTCGCTCAAGTTCGCCGAGCGTGTGGGCCGAGTGGAGCTGGGGCCGGCCAGGCCCCGCAGGGCCCCCCGCTCCGGGACGCCCTCCTCCCTGAGCACCGACACACCACTCTCCGGGACCCCCTGCACCCCGACGCCGTCGCCCGGCAGCCCTCCAAGCCCCGGCCTAGACAGCGGCTCCAGCTCGGCCCTGGCACCACCGGAGGACCTGCCTTCCTAG
- the KIFC2 gene encoding kinesin-like protein KIFC2 isoform X3 gives MYAFYSLLIYIFYSLFRRDGGAAAAADAENPAQSARCKPGSRRRAYQPSAELWTELTGLVGSSEAEDGSGGGAERCPAEVSLEEALVRLAEFLSVQLGAEESFGTPSDLSKPGDVPPLLTVTGQLLALLAWIRSPRGRQALSQGTQPVSGVQHPPPAGSPLQEESPSLSPRGEAQGQQPPQLEEDQRAWQRLEQLILGQLEELKQQLEHQEEELGQLRLGVGATDSEKRVQHLTLENKALKQSLSLTRDLLLHWGPAPHTRAPQEEAEALLELRRRLQEAQDTTEALRVQLGVQEVQLQGLQGALRQLQQETEQNCRRELQQMRGQLAGLHARMASLRQGCGDLRGLVSTFTQSCQGSLSEAQGQVSWALGALSADGAGSQLAEARQGPLPGCSGRLLELKGTAGNIRVLCRLRPGTPSSLVSLEPGPGGTVTTCYRGHQRRFRLDWVFPPHASQEEVFRELESAVLSCLGGYSVCIFTYGQTGTGKTYSMEGPPEDPGIAPRALQSLFQEMGTGGQHRVTLSMVEIYNEAVRDLLAPGPPQRLAVRQGPAGQGGIQVAGLTHWDVPNLESLHQMLSLGRSNRATAATAMNQRSSRSHALVTLTLRTASPSRGPGTAGTLHLVDLAGSERAWKAGTAGTSQEDRDGAQRLREARTINRSLLALGGVMAALRARRPHVPFRDSQLTRLLQPALGPGATVVLLLQVGGTAGGEGGHLHARYRPPGHAHQRSYPQISTRPEDLGETVCSLKFAERVGRVELGPARPRRAPRSGTPSSLSTDTPLSGTPCTPTPSPGSPPSPGLDSGSSSALAPPEDLPS, from the exons ATGTACGCCTTCTACTCGCTGCTCATCTACATCTTCTACAGTCTCTTCCGCAGGGATGGCGGGGCCGCGGCGGCCGCCGACGCTGAAAACCCCGCCCAG AGCGCCCGCTGTAAGCCCGGGAGTCGCCGCCGCGCCTACCAGCCATCCGCTGAGCTGTGGACCGAGCTGACCGGCCTGGTCG GCTCTTCGGAGGCCGAGGATGGGTCGGGAGGGGGAGCCGAGCGCTGTCCGGCAGAGGTCTCTCTGGAAGAGGCTCTCGTGCGTCTTGCCGAGTTCCTCTCAGTCCAGCTGGGGGCGGAAGAGAGCTTTGGGACTCCTTCAGACCTGAGCAAG CCCGGTGATGTTCCCCCACTGTTGACAGTGACTGGTCAACTCTTGGCTCTCCTGGCATGGATTCGAAGTCCCAGGGGCAGGCAGGCCCTGTCCCAGGGGACGCAGCCTGTCTCAGGGGTGCAGCACCCTCCTCCTGCTG gatCCCCATTGCAAGAAGAAAGCCCTTCCCTTTCACCAAGGGGCGAGGCCCAGGGACAGCAGCCTCCTCAGCTGGAGGAGGACCAGAGGGCTTGGCAGCGGCTGGAACAGCTCATCCTTGGACAG cTGGAAGAGCTGAAGCAGCAGCTGGAACatcaggaggaggagctgggtcaGCTGCGCCTGGGAGTG GGAGCAACAGACTCAGAGAAAAGGGTTCAGCATCTGACTCTGGAGAACAAAGCGCTGAAACAGAGCTTGAGCCTTACTCGGGACCTCCTGCTGCACTGGGGCCCTGCCCCCCACACCAGGGCCCCCCAG GAGGAGGCAGAAGCCCTGCTGGAGCTCCGGAGGCGGCTTCAAGAAGCCCAAGACACCACAGAAGCCCTCCGAGTCCAG CTAGGGGTGCAGGAGGTGCAGCTGCAGGGCCTTCAGGGGGCCCTCCGGCAGCTCCAGCAGGAGACTGAGCAGAACTGCAGGAGGGAGCTGCAGCAGATGCGAGGGCAGCTGGCAG GACTTCATGCTCGCATGGCCAGCTTGCGTCAGGGCTGTGGGGACCTCCGGGGACTCGTCAGCACCTTTACCCAGAGCTGCCAGGGTTCTCTGAGTGAAGCCCAGGGACAG GTTTCCTGGGCTCTAGGGGCACTGTCAGCTGACGGGGCTGGGAGTCAACTCGCAGAGGCGCGGCAGGGGCCTCTGCCTGGATGCTCAGGGCGGCTGCTGGAGCTCAAGGGTACAGCAG GAAACATCCGTGTGCTGTGTCGGCTGAGGCCAGGGACACCCTCCAGCCTGGTGAGCTTAGAGCCCGGCCCGGGTGGCACTGTTACCACCTGCTATCGAGGGCACCAGCGTCGCTTCCGCCTAGACTGGGTCTTCCCTCCGCACGCCAGCCAAGAGGAG GTCTTCAGGGAGCTGGAGTCTGCTGTGCTGTCCTGCCTCGGGGGCTACAGTGTCTGCATTTTCACCTACGGTCAGACAGGGACGGGGAAGACCTACAGCATGGAG GGGCCGCCTGAGGACCCCGGCATCGCTCCTAGGGCACTGCAGTCACTGTTCCAGGAGATGGGCACAGGCGGGCAGCACCGTGTAACCCTCAGCATGGTGGAGATCTACAACGAGGCTGTCAG GGACCTCCTTGCCCCAGGGCCTCCCCAGCGCCTGGCAGTGAGGCAGGGCCCAGCAGGCCAGGGGGGAATCCAGGTGGCTGGCCTCACCCACTGGGACGTGCCCAACCTGGAGTCTCTGCACCAG ATGCTGAGCCTGGGGAGGAGCAACCGGGCCACCGCTGCCACCGCCATGAACCAGCGCAGCTCTCGCTCGCACGCCCTGGTCACGCTGACACTGCGCACAGCGTCCCCATCGCGCGGTCCCGGCACCGCAG GCACGCTACACCTCGTCGACCTGGCGGGGTCCGAGCGCGCCTGGAAGGCGGGGACGGCCGGAACGTCGCAGGAAGACCGGGACGGTGCCCAGCGTCTACGGGAGGCTCGGACCATCAACCGCTCGCTGCTGGCACTGGGAGGCGTGATGGCCGCGCTGCGGGCCCGCCGGCCCCACGTGCCCTTCCGCGACTCGCAGCTCACGCGCCTGCTGCAGCCGGCGCTGGGTCCAGGCGCCACGGTGGTGCTGCTCCTGCAGGTGGGCGGGACGGCCGGCGGGGAGGGTGGTCATTTGCATGCCAGGTACCGCCCACCAGGGCACGCCCACCAGCGCAGCTACCCGCAGATCTCCACGCGGCCCGAGGATCTCGGCGAGACAGTGTGCTCGCTCAAGTTCGCCGAGCGTGTGGGCCGAGTGGAGCTGGGGCCGGCCAGGCCCCGCAGGGCCCCCCGCTCCGGGACGCCCTCCTCCCTGAGCACCGACACACCACTCTCCGGGACCCCCTGCACCCCGACGCCGTCGCCCGGCAGCCCTCCAAGCCCCGGCCTAGACAGCGGCTCCAGCTCGGCCCTGGCACCACCGGAGGACCTGCCTTCCTAG
- the KIFC2 gene encoding kinesin-like protein KIFC2 isoform X11, translating into MYAFYSLLIYIFYSLFRRDGGAAAAADAENPAQSARCKPGSRRRAYQPSAELWTELTGLVGSSEAEDGSGGGAERCPAEVSLEEALVRLAEFLSVQLGAEESFGTPSDLSKPGDVPPLLTVTGQLLALLAWIRSPRGRQALSQGTQPVSGVQHPPPAGSPLQEESPSLSPRGEAQGQQPPQLEEDQRAWQRLEQLILGQLEELKQQLEHQEEELGQLRLGVGATDSEKRVQHLTLENKALKQSLSLTRDLLLHWGPAPHTRAPQEEAEALLELRRRLQEAQDTTEALRVQLGVQEVQLQGLQGALRQLQQETEQNCRRELQQMRGQLAGLHARMASLRQGCGDLRGLVSTFTQSCQGSLSEAQGQVSWALGALSADGAGSQLAEARQGPLPGCSGRLLELKGNIRVLCRLRPGTPSSLVSLEPGPGGTVTTCYRGHQRRFRLDWVFPPHASQEEVFRELESAVLSCLGGYSVCIFTYGQTGTGKTYSMEGPPEDPGIAPRALQSLFQEMGTGGQHRVTLSMVEIYNEAVRDLLAPGPPQRLAVRQGPAGQGGIQVAGLTHWDVPNLESLHQMLSLGRSNRATAATAMNQRSSRSHALVTLTLRTASPSRGPGTAGTLHLVDLAGSERAWKAGTAGTSQEDRDGAQRLREARTINRSLLALGGVMAALRARRPHVPFRDSQLTRLLQPALGPGATVVLLLQISTRPEDLGETVCSLKFAERVGRVELGPARPRRAPRSGTPSSLSTDTPLSGTPCTPTPSPGSPPSPGLDSGSSSALAPPEDLPS; encoded by the exons ATGTACGCCTTCTACTCGCTGCTCATCTACATCTTCTACAGTCTCTTCCGCAGGGATGGCGGGGCCGCGGCGGCCGCCGACGCTGAAAACCCCGCCCAG AGCGCCCGCTGTAAGCCCGGGAGTCGCCGCCGCGCCTACCAGCCATCCGCTGAGCTGTGGACCGAGCTGACCGGCCTGGTCG GCTCTTCGGAGGCCGAGGATGGGTCGGGAGGGGGAGCCGAGCGCTGTCCGGCAGAGGTCTCTCTGGAAGAGGCTCTCGTGCGTCTTGCCGAGTTCCTCTCAGTCCAGCTGGGGGCGGAAGAGAGCTTTGGGACTCCTTCAGACCTGAGCAAG CCCGGTGATGTTCCCCCACTGTTGACAGTGACTGGTCAACTCTTGGCTCTCCTGGCATGGATTCGAAGTCCCAGGGGCAGGCAGGCCCTGTCCCAGGGGACGCAGCCTGTCTCAGGGGTGCAGCACCCTCCTCCTGCTG gatCCCCATTGCAAGAAGAAAGCCCTTCCCTTTCACCAAGGGGCGAGGCCCAGGGACAGCAGCCTCCTCAGCTGGAGGAGGACCAGAGGGCTTGGCAGCGGCTGGAACAGCTCATCCTTGGACAG cTGGAAGAGCTGAAGCAGCAGCTGGAACatcaggaggaggagctgggtcaGCTGCGCCTGGGAGTG GGAGCAACAGACTCAGAGAAAAGGGTTCAGCATCTGACTCTGGAGAACAAAGCGCTGAAACAGAGCTTGAGCCTTACTCGGGACCTCCTGCTGCACTGGGGCCCTGCCCCCCACACCAGGGCCCCCCAG GAGGAGGCAGAAGCCCTGCTGGAGCTCCGGAGGCGGCTTCAAGAAGCCCAAGACACCACAGAAGCCCTCCGAGTCCAG CTAGGGGTGCAGGAGGTGCAGCTGCAGGGCCTTCAGGGGGCCCTCCGGCAGCTCCAGCAGGAGACTGAGCAGAACTGCAGGAGGGAGCTGCAGCAGATGCGAGGGCAGCTGGCAG GACTTCATGCTCGCATGGCCAGCTTGCGTCAGGGCTGTGGGGACCTCCGGGGACTCGTCAGCACCTTTACCCAGAGCTGCCAGGGTTCTCTGAGTGAAGCCCAGGGACAG GTTTCCTGGGCTCTAGGGGCACTGTCAGCTGACGGGGCTGGGAGTCAACTCGCAGAGGCGCGGCAGGGGCCTCTGCCTGGATGCTCAGGGCGGCTGCTGGAGCTCAAGG GAAACATCCGTGTGCTGTGTCGGCTGAGGCCAGGGACACCCTCCAGCCTGGTGAGCTTAGAGCCCGGCCCGGGTGGCACTGTTACCACCTGCTATCGAGGGCACCAGCGTCGCTTCCGCCTAGACTGGGTCTTCCCTCCGCACGCCAGCCAAGAGGAG GTCTTCAGGGAGCTGGAGTCTGCTGTGCTGTCCTGCCTCGGGGGCTACAGTGTCTGCATTTTCACCTACGGTCAGACAGGGACGGGGAAGACCTACAGCATGGAG GGGCCGCCTGAGGACCCCGGCATCGCTCCTAGGGCACTGCAGTCACTGTTCCAGGAGATGGGCACAGGCGGGCAGCACCGTGTAACCCTCAGCATGGTGGAGATCTACAACGAGGCTGTCAG GGACCTCCTTGCCCCAGGGCCTCCCCAGCGCCTGGCAGTGAGGCAGGGCCCAGCAGGCCAGGGGGGAATCCAGGTGGCTGGCCTCACCCACTGGGACGTGCCCAACCTGGAGTCTCTGCACCAG ATGCTGAGCCTGGGGAGGAGCAACCGGGCCACCGCTGCCACCGCCATGAACCAGCGCAGCTCTCGCTCGCACGCCCTGGTCACGCTGACACTGCGCACAGCGTCCCCATCGCGCGGTCCCGGCACCGCAG GCACGCTACACCTCGTCGACCTGGCGGGGTCCGAGCGCGCCTGGAAGGCGGGGACGGCCGGAACGTCGCAGGAAGACCGGGACGGTGCCCAGCGTCTACGGGAGGCTCGGACCATCAACCGCTCGCTGCTGGCACTGGGAGGCGTGATGGCCGCGCTGCGGGCCCGCCGGCCCCACGTGCCCTTCCGCGACTCGCAGCTCACGCGCCTGCTGCAGCCGGCGCTGGGTCCAGGCGCCACGGTGGTGCTGCTCCTGCAG ATCTCCACGCGGCCCGAGGATCTCGGCGAGACAGTGTGCTCGCTCAAGTTCGCCGAGCGTGTGGGCCGAGTGGAGCTGGGGCCGGCCAGGCCCCGCAGGGCCCCCCGCTCCGGGACGCCCTCCTCCCTGAGCACCGACACACCACTCTCCGGGACCCCCTGCACCCCGACGCCGTCGCCCGGCAGCCCTCCAAGCCCCGGCCTAGACAGCGGCTCCAGCTCGGCCCTGGCACCACCGGAGGACCTGCCTTCCTAG